A single Streptomyces sp. 2114.4 DNA region contains:
- a CDS encoding chaplin: protein MIKKVVAAAAVAGGVVLAGAGLAVADSGAQGAALNSPGVVSGNTIQVPVHVPVNACGNTVSVIGLLNPAFGEGCVNK, encoded by the coding sequence ATGATCAAGAAGGTCGTCGCCGCTGCGGCAGTGGCCGGTGGTGTCGTGCTCGCCGGTGCGGGCCTGGCCGTTGCTGACTCGGGTGCCCAGGGCGCTGCCCTGAACTCTCCTGGTGTGGTTTCCGGCAACACCATCCAGGTGCCGGTACACGTTCCGGTGAACGCTTGTGGCAACACGGTCTCCGTGATCGGGCTGCTGAACCCCGCGTTCGGCGAGGGCTGCGTCAACAAGTGA
- a CDS encoding chaplin, with protein MRQVARKGLITMAAASGVLAMAAGYAQADAGAAGGAANSPGVGSGNSVQVPVHVPVNACGNTVNVVGLLNPAFGNHCANVGGGRHIGGHQGGHQSGHQGGANAAGGASNSPGVASGNSVQAPVDVPVNACGNSVSAAGLLNPAFGNHCANGSTPAPGRPHHPGKPHEPGKPHHPGKPHQPGKPHQPGKPHHPGKPHQPGKPSQQSPHTPGTKPQTGGHSQIVTPPKPVGHLAQTGAGGVGYAIPASAGLLLGGALIYRKARAARR; from the coding sequence ATGAGACAGGTCGCACGAAAGGGCCTGATCACCATGGCGGCCGCCAGTGGCGTACTCGCCATGGCCGCCGGCTATGCACAGGCCGACGCGGGAGCCGCCGGAGGCGCGGCGAACTCGCCCGGCGTCGGATCCGGCAACAGTGTTCAGGTACCGGTGCACGTACCGGTGAACGCCTGTGGCAACACCGTCAATGTCGTCGGGCTGCTGAACCCCGCGTTCGGCAACCACTGCGCCAACGTCGGCGGTGGTCGGCACATCGGCGGACACCAGGGTGGTCACCAGTCCGGACACCAGGGCGGTGCGAACGCCGCGGGCGGGGCCTCGAACTCGCCCGGTGTCGCGTCGGGCAACAGTGTCCAGGCTCCGGTCGACGTACCGGTGAACGCCTGTGGCAACAGCGTCTCGGCGGCCGGGCTGCTGAACCCGGCCTTCGGCAACCACTGCGCCAATGGGTCGACGCCGGCCCCGGGCCGGCCGCACCACCCGGGCAAGCCGCACGAGCCCGGCAAGCCGCATCACCCGGGCAAGCCCCATCAGCCCGGTAAGCCTCACCAGCCCGGTAAGCCCCACCACCCGGGCAAGCCTCACCAGCCGGGCAAGCCCAGCCAGCAGTCGCCGCACACGCCGGGGACGAAGCCGCAGACCGGGGGGCACAGCCAGATCGTGACGCCCCCCAAGCCCGTCGGTCACCTCGCGCAGACGGGTGCCGGAGGGGTCGGCTACGCGATTCCGGCCAGCGCCGGACTGCTGCTCGGGGGCGCCTTGATCTACCGCAAGGCGCGCGCCGCCCGCCGGTGA
- a CDS encoding helix-hairpin-helix domain-containing protein, translating into MSTDRLAGETPPEQEAAPGTADAQTPDDPTAPEDPTAPRNDAMAPGPDATAPEQATAPDTDTTTPEHATAPDTDTDTTAPEGSSAGAADATVPVSEPAPAASGAGDRAPGSGAARETAVPASGKATADALAAAVRAVESGERTAASFFNDTPRPAPRPTRQAAPAARPREDRPDTTGRAPQQGAPPGPAAPEAARPGTAPDAGRPAGPPVTDTGAMGPAAAPAPAGPAPAPRPSVATAPGIEGVRQVLTAGGAPQALAEPAAEVLGERAAEALREDPWQLLGVPGVRPEQADGFARALLGPACGPGDERRAQALVGWLLEQAAVAGHSALEAAALRAALAQRSVPDPDEALQTAIADGAVLVFQDAIEEPGRARPATGDDEDEEQPVRILLGLDRFAMAEESVADGLARLLNTFEAVAGPERHTAADAGEPGGDTAASKPTTAEPADADRSPAAEGAGAPAPDAGDTGAAADADDTAAPRPVRPSAAAWEAAAAAAPSPSAAELIRATAHSGLVAHTGAEAARAEPAALIAAARSLGLRAFGATHTENGRRRLAAHLAASTPEAAAASGDPGAAAVTVSGLLSGRQGPGRDADGALALDLLVVLDAPQLDLETAALLVESLTDGTRLVLSGDPGVLWSAGPGRLFADLLAARFCPQVASRTPDFGPIGELVSGIGIGELSQVEAPGKEVVIVPARDAGEAVHRTVQLVADSVPRALGVPAEQTQVITVGHGGAAGTRALNAALKERLSPGPGRFGGFDPGDRVAYAPAPGRTVPGTVTGADASGLHLDCDGTAAVVPREQVAAGAVRHGWALTAHQAAGMRWPAAVVVLPGDAAGGLTRAWVYTAFSRGERHLSVVQGVDQALPRAIAEVPVKERTTRLRTLLRDSVQSAEEPPAAG; encoded by the coding sequence GTGAGTACCGACCGCCTCGCCGGCGAAACCCCGCCCGAGCAGGAGGCCGCGCCCGGGACTGCGGATGCCCAGACACCCGACGACCCCACGGCACCGGAGGACCCCACGGCACCGCGGAACGACGCCATGGCGCCTGGCCCGGACGCGACGGCACCGGAGCAGGCCACAGCACCGGACACGGACACGACGACGCCGGAACACGCCACGGCACCGGACACGGACACAGACACGACGGCGCCGGAGGGCTCCTCGGCCGGCGCCGCGGACGCGACGGTTCCGGTGAGCGAGCCGGCGCCCGCGGCATCCGGCGCCGGGGACCGGGCTCCCGGCTCCGGTGCGGCGCGGGAGACCGCGGTGCCCGCGTCGGGCAAGGCGACCGCGGACGCGCTGGCCGCGGCGGTACGCGCGGTGGAGAGCGGCGAGCGCACGGCCGCTTCGTTCTTCAACGACACACCCCGTCCCGCACCCCGTCCCACCAGGCAGGCCGCACCCGCCGCCCGGCCCCGCGAGGACCGCCCTGACACCACCGGCCGCGCCCCGCAGCAGGGCGCACCCCCCGGCCCCGCCGCCCCGGAGGCCGCCCGGCCCGGCACCGCGCCCGACGCCGGCCGTCCGGCCGGTCCCCCCGTCACGGACACCGGCGCCATGGGCCCGGCCGCCGCACCGGCTCCGGCCGGCCCGGCTCCCGCCCCCCGTCCCTCCGTGGCCACGGCGCCCGGCATCGAGGGCGTACGGCAGGTCCTCACGGCGGGCGGCGCACCCCAGGCGCTGGCGGAGCCCGCCGCGGAAGTGCTCGGAGAGCGGGCGGCCGAGGCGCTGCGCGAGGACCCCTGGCAGTTGCTCGGTGTGCCCGGGGTACGCCCCGAACAGGCCGACGGCTTCGCCCGGGCGCTGCTCGGCCCGGCCTGCGGCCCTGGCGACGAGCGGCGCGCGCAGGCGTTGGTCGGCTGGCTGCTGGAACAGGCCGCCGTCGCGGGGCACTCCGCCCTGGAGGCCGCCGCGCTGCGTGCCGCACTCGCCCAGCGCTCGGTGCCCGACCCCGACGAGGCCCTGCAGACCGCCATCGCGGACGGTGCCGTGCTGGTCTTCCAGGACGCGATCGAGGAACCGGGCCGGGCGCGCCCCGCCACGGGCGACGACGAGGACGAGGAGCAGCCGGTCCGGATCCTGCTCGGCCTGGACCGGTTCGCGATGGCCGAGGAGAGCGTCGCCGACGGCCTGGCGCGGCTGTTGAACACCTTCGAAGCGGTGGCCGGGCCGGAGCGGCACACCGCGGCGGACGCCGGTGAGCCCGGCGGCGACACGGCGGCCTCAAAGCCGACGACCGCGGAGCCGGCGGACGCCGACCGGAGCCCGGCCGCGGAGGGTGCTGGCGCCCCGGCCCCCGACGCCGGAGACACCGGGGCAGCCGCCGACGCCGACGACACCGCCGCCCCCCGGCCCGTACGCCCCTCCGCCGCCGCCTGGGAGGCCGCGGCGGCCGCCGCACCGTCGCCGTCGGCCGCGGAGCTCATCCGCGCCACCGCACACAGCGGCCTGGTGGCGCACACCGGTGCCGAGGCGGCCCGCGCCGAGCCCGCCGCGCTGATCGCCGCGGCCCGCTCGCTGGGCCTGCGGGCATTCGGTGCCACGCATACCGAGAACGGCCGCCGGCGCCTGGCCGCCCACCTCGCCGCGAGCACCCCGGAGGCCGCCGCCGCTTCCGGGGACCCCGGCGCGGCCGCGGTGACCGTGTCCGGCCTGCTGTCCGGCCGCCAGGGCCCCGGCCGTGACGCCGACGGCGCCCTGGCGCTCGATCTGCTGGTCGTGCTGGACGCCCCGCAGCTGGATCTGGAGACCGCCGCGCTGCTCGTCGAGTCGCTGACCGACGGGACCCGCCTGGTGCTCAGCGGCGATCCGGGGGTGCTGTGGTCCGCCGGTCCCGGCCGGCTGTTCGCCGATCTGCTCGCGGCCCGCTTCTGTCCTCAGGTCGCCTCCCGCACCCCGGACTTCGGCCCGATCGGCGAGCTGGTGTCGGGCATCGGCATCGGCGAACTGAGCCAGGTCGAGGCGCCCGGAAAGGAAGTGGTGATCGTCCCGGCGCGGGATGCCGGAGAGGCGGTGCACCGCACCGTCCAGCTGGTCGCCGACTCCGTGCCCCGGGCGCTCGGTGTCCCCGCGGAGCAGACCCAGGTCATCACCGTCGGCCACGGCGGCGCGGCCGGCACCCGCGCGCTCAACGCCGCCCTCAAGGAACGGCTCAGCCCCGGCCCCGGCCGGTTCGGCGGTTTCGACCCCGGCGACCGCGTGGCCTACGCCCCCGCGCCCGGCCGCACGGTGCCCGGCACGGTCACCGGCGCGGACGCGTCCGGGCTGCATCTCGACTGCGACGGCACCGCGGCCGTGGTACCGCGCGAACAGGTCGCTGCGGGAGCCGTACGCCACGGCTGGGCGCTCACCGCGCACCAGGCGGCCGGGATGCGCTGGCCCGCCGCGGTGGTCGTGCTGCCCGGGGACGCCGCGGGCGGGCTGACCCGCGCCTGGGTCTACACCGCCTTCAGCCGCGGCGAACGGCACCTGTCGGTCGTCCAGGGGGTCGACCAGGCGCTGCCCCGCGCCATCGCCGAGGTACCCGTCAAGGAACGCACCACCCGGCTGCGCACCCTGCTGCGGGACAGCGTCCAGAGCGCCGAGGAGCCGCCGGCGGCCGGCTGA
- a CDS encoding DUF5703 family protein: MPEYEFCDVYVPRGVSRKAATRLLTDHAEYGHWELDRLRLNPDGSRKVRLRRRIIRQLRATW; this comes from the coding sequence ATGCCGGAATACGAATTCTGCGATGTGTACGTGCCTCGGGGAGTGTCCCGGAAGGCCGCCACTCGCCTGCTGACCGACCATGCCGAGTACGGACACTGGGAGTTGGACCGACTGCGCCTGAACCCGGACGGGAGCCGCAAGGTGCGGCTGCGCCGCCGGATCATCCGCCAGCTCCGTGCCACATGGTGA